ACCTGGGCCACGCCCCAGCCACCATCCTTGCGCTGGGTCTCCAGCAGGGCTTTCACCGCGGTCTGCAGGGCTCCCGTGGCGCCGGCCCGGATGAGCGCGAGCACCACCTGGGAGGTGGTGTACAGCCAGGAGATGTGCCACTTGTCCACCATCCACCGTCCATCGCCGCCCTGCTTCTCCAGGAGCCAGTTGACCAGCCCCTTCACGTCCTTGCCGAGCTCCGCCAACGCCATCACTCCATGGGCGGTCGTCGTCACGGAGGGCTGCAGCTCGTACTCGTAGGTGATGAACTGCCCATCCGCGAGCTGGTAGCGCGAGAGCTGGTTCCCATCCATCTGGTATCCCGCTCCCTTCAGGGTGACGATGCTGGTGGAGGTGAGATCTCCATCACACACGAAGTGAGCGCTCATGCCGTAGCCCTCCTTGGGCCGCAACGCCTGGCGCAGGTCCTCGAGCTGGGGCCGGACGACGTCCTGGAGGTCCGGATGGTTCAACAGCCCTGTGATGAACAGGGCATAGAGGCACCAGGACTGCTCGAAGTGGTGGATGGGCCAGACCGTTGGGACGACCCCGGGGATTCCAGCCCCGCTGGCTTCGGCGGACTCCCGGAGGAAACGCTCCGCGCCCTGGCGCTCCTCGGAGCGGTCTGGGAAGGCCGCCTTGTGCAGGTGCACCCAATACGCGGTGGCCGCCGGGCTGTTGCCGACTCCGCCCGATTCGTCCAGCACCGCGAGGTCCGGCGCGGTGCCCCATGACTCCCAGCCATGGATGGGCGCGGTGGCCTTCCGGGGCTTCATGCGGGCGATCAGCCCCCGCCGCCGGTCTCCCAGCGCGCGCACCGTCTGGAAGGGCTTTTGCGGCAGATCGATGCCCGCCTCGGCGGCCTCGCCCAGGAGCCGGGGCAGGGTGAGCTCGGCGGCGACGGGGATGTCGTCCGGCAGGGCGCCCTCGAAGGCCCACTCGCCCGCATGGTCCCGGAAGAACGCGATGCCACGTTCCACCGCCCGCCGGATCTCCGGGCTGTCTCCTCCGGACTGGCGCAGCGCCAGTACAGCCGCGAGCGTCGGAATGTGCCTCGCCAGGGGCAGCACTTCGGGTGCCCAACCCCCGTCCGGCCGCTGTTGCCGCAGCAGCCAGTCGATGGCTGGCCGGGGATCCTGAGGCGGGGCGTATCGCAGCACCTGCGCCGTGTCATAGATGGACGGGGAGAGGACTCCACCTTGTGCGCCGAGCGCCTGAATCTCGACTCTCAACTGCGCGATGAACCGCTCGATGGTGGGGGTCATGCAGAAGCACCTGAAGGGGGGGAAACGACTGCCTAACACGGCTGGACCCCCCAGAAAAACCGTCGTCCGGAGAGCGGGCGTCCCACGCAGCGCAGGGTGGCAGGCAGGGGCGCGAGCCGAGCGCCCATGTCTTCTTCGTTGCCCCGGTATCCGGACTATGATCACGCCCCCGTGGACTCCGGATCCCGACTTGCGGCTGTCTCGATATCCCCTGCCGGCTCTGGCGCGCAGACCCGGCGTTGGCTGGTGCTGTGCACGCTGGCGGCGATCCCCAGCATCCTGGCGGTAGCGCAGCTCGGGCGCATCCACCCGGACGAGGTGTACCAGGTGCTGGAGCCCGCCTGGTACCGCGCCCATGGCTACGGAGTGATGTCCTGGGAGTGGAAGGAGGGCATCCGCAACTGGGCCATCCCCGGGCTGTTCTCCTGGCTGCTGCGGCTCTGCCGGGTGCTGGGCATCGAGCATCCCCTGGGGTACCGGGCGGTGCTGGAGCTGCCCCAGTACGCGCTGCACCTGGCGGCGTTGGCCGCCGTGGAGCGGTGGTCTCGGCGGAGCTTGCCCGTGTACGGGGCCTGGCTGGCCACCGCGCTGGTCGCCCTCTACCGCCCGGTGCTGGAGTACGCGGGGCGGACACTCAGCGAGTCCTTCTCCGCCGCCTTCCTGGTGCTGGCCTTCGAGCGGATCGCCTCTTCCGAGGAGGGGGAATCGCCGGAGCGCCGGCTGCGCCGGGGCATGGTGGCCGGGGCGCTGCTGGGCCTGGCGGTCGTCTCCCGGTATGGCTCGATGGTCTTCGTCATCGCCAGCCTGGGCTGGCTGCTGGCGGGACGCCAATGGCGTGTCCTCGGCGGCTGGGTGATGGGGGGCGCGGGAGTGGCCCTGGGCCTGGCGCTGCTCGACTGGCTCACCTGGGGCAGGCCGCTCCACTCCCTCTGGGCCTACACCACGTTCAATGTCTTCTCCGGGCAGGCGGCGGAAAAGTTCGGCGCCGAGCCTCCCGGCTATTACGTCCCCATCTGGTTGAAGGTGCTCCCGCTCTGGAGCTGGTTCGGCCTGTGGGGGGTGCTCCGCCGCCACCGGAGCGCCCTGCCATTCCTGGGGAGCGCTGCGCTCTACCTGGTGGCCATCAGTGCCACGGCGCACAAGGAGGATCGCTTCCTCTACCCGGCCACGGTGCTCTGGGTGGTGGGGACCGCGCCGGCCACGGTGGAGCTGTTCGTGTCGCTCCGGCTCATCCAGGTCCGCGCGGCCGCCGCGCTGGGGGCCCTGGTCCTGTCACTGGCGACGCCGTTGCGGCTCGAGCCTCCGCGGAAGAAGGACCACTTCCAGGCCATCGTTCGCGCCACGCGCTCGCCGGACACCCGGGGCCTCCTCTACATCAACGAGGTGCCCAACGAGAGCGTGTGGGGCGCGGGGGGCTACTTCTACATCGGCAAGGACATTCCCTGGCTGACCGCGGACCGGCCCGGGGACGCGAACTTCCAGGCCGCGATGAAAGACCCCACCTACAACCGGGTGGTGACGTTCCGGAGTCTGGCGGTGCCCGAGCTGGAGCGGCACGGCTTCTCCGTAGTGGAGCGGATCGGCCGGGCGACGGTGCTCGCGCGCGGCTCGGGCGGGTGAGGCGCTCCCTCCACCGCGCCTGTTTCTTCTAGTGGACCAAAAGGAATGGGGTCGCGGCCCACCGCGGGCCGCTTCGTTCGCCATTGCTCACGAAGGGCCGACACGGGGGCAGTCGAGCCCTCGCCAATACACCCGCCGTGAATATGTGGAGCGGCTCACGGAGGTGGTGCGTTGGCCAGGAACGATCAGGAGTCTGTGAGCATCGATGAGAACAGCAAGGTGGAAGCACTCGAGAGGAATCGAGCGGACCCGACCGGCCGCCGGATGACGACGGACCAGGGCATCGGCATCGAGAACACCGATGATTCCCTTCGCGTGGGCGCACGGGGCCCCACGCTGCTGGAGGACTTCCACTTCCGCGAGAAGCTGACGCGCTTCGATCACGAGCGCATCCCCGAGCGGGTCGTCCATGCGCGAGGCTCGGCCGCGCACGGCTACTTCCAGGTGTACGAGTCGATGGCCGAGTACACGAAGGCGCGCTTCCTCCAGGAGCCCTCGCTGAAGACGCCCGTCTTCGTGCGCTTCTCCACGGTGGCCGGCTCGCGCGGGTCGGCGGACACGGTGCGGGACGTGCGCGGCTTCGCCGTGAAGTTCTACACGGAGGAGGGCAACTTCGACCTGGTGGGCAACAACATCCCCGTCTTCTTCATCCAGGACGGCATCAAGTTCCCGGATGTGGTCCACGCGGTGAAGCCCGAGCCGCACCACGAGATGCCCCAGGCCGCCTCCGCGCACGACTCCTTCTGGGACTTCGTTTCGCTCATGCCCGAGTCGGCGCACATGATCATGTGGGCCATGTCCGATCGTGCGCTGCCTCGCAGCTACCGCATGATGGAGGGCTTCGGCGTCCACACCTTCCGGCTCGTGAACGCCCAGGGCGTGTCGCGCTTCGTCAAGTTCCACTGGAAGCCTCTGCTGGGCGTGGCCTCGCTCGTCTGGGACGAATCCCAGAAGCTCGCGGGCAAGGACCCCGACTATCACCGGCGCGACCTGTGGGAGGCCATCGAGCAGGGTGACTTCCCCGAGTACGAGCTCGGGGTGCAGATCATCGAGGAGTCGGACGTGGACAA
The Archangium lipolyticum genome window above contains:
- a CDS encoding prenyltransferase/squalene oxidase repeat-containing protein, with protein sequence MTPTIERFIAQLRVEIQALGAQGGVLSPSIYDTAQVLRYAPPQDPRPAIDWLLRQQRPDGGWAPEVLPLARHIPTLAAVLALRQSGGDSPEIRRAVERGIAFFRDHAGEWAFEGALPDDIPVAAELTLPRLLGEAAEAGIDLPQKPFQTVRALGDRRRGLIARMKPRKATAPIHGWESWGTAPDLAVLDESGGVGNSPAATAYWVHLHKAAFPDRSEERQGAERFLRESAEASGAGIPGVVPTVWPIHHFEQSWCLYALFITGLLNHPDLQDVVRPQLEDLRQALRPKEGYGMSAHFVCDGDLTSTSIVTLKGAGYQMDGNQLSRYQLADGQFITYEYELQPSVTTTAHGVMALAELGKDVKGLVNWLLEKQGGDGRWMVDKWHISWLYTTSQVVLALIRAGATGALQTAVKALLETQRKDGGWGVAQVSTLSETSYAVQALLGLRTHADFGALVRPALQRAARWMLAQKEDVPPEQREHYWIGKELYRPYRLDRIFELSAMLALELNRDDLSR
- a CDS encoding glycosyltransferase family protein; this encodes MLCTLAAIPSILAVAQLGRIHPDEVYQVLEPAWYRAHGYGVMSWEWKEGIRNWAIPGLFSWLLRLCRVLGIEHPLGYRAVLELPQYALHLAALAAVERWSRRSLPVYGAWLATALVALYRPVLEYAGRTLSESFSAAFLVLAFERIASSEEGESPERRLRRGMVAGALLGLAVVSRYGSMVFVIASLGWLLAGRQWRVLGGWVMGGAGVALGLALLDWLTWGRPLHSLWAYTTFNVFSGQAAEKFGAEPPGYYVPIWLKVLPLWSWFGLWGVLRRHRSALPFLGSAALYLVAISATAHKEDRFLYPATVLWVVGTAPATVELFVSLRLIQVRAAAALGALVLSLATPLRLEPPRKKDHFQAIVRATRSPDTRGLLYINEVPNESVWGAGGYFYIGKDIPWLTADRPGDANFQAAMKDPTYNRVVTFRSLAVPELERHGFSVVERIGRATVLARGSGG